Proteins found in one Cricetulus griseus strain 17A/GY chromosome X, alternate assembly CriGri-PICRH-1.0, whole genome shotgun sequence genomic segment:
- the LOC118239413 gene encoding thymosin beta-4-like, which yields MSDKPNMAEIEKFDKSKLKKTEMQEKNPMPSKETIEQEKQAGECCLTL from the exons ATGTCTGACAAACCCAATATGGCTGAGATTGAGAAATTCGATAAGTcgaaattgaagaagacagagaTGCAAGAGAAAAATCCTATGCCTTCAAAAGAAACGATTGAACAGGAGAAGCAAGCTGGCGAATG CTGTTTAACTTTGTAA